The DNA region TGCCTCTGGAAAGAAGGTCAGTGCatgaactgttcatcgggagcttaatgaaatgggtttccatggtgagcagccacacaagcctaagatcaccatgcgcaatgccaagcgttggctggcgtggtgtaaagctcactgccattttttcatggttcgggctaggccccttagttccagtgaaggggaatcttaactctacagcatacaatgacatactagacgattctgtgcttccaactttgtggcaacagtttggggaaggccctttcctgttttagcatgacattTCCCCCGTGCACAAACTGAAGTCCATACAGAACAGGTTTGTCAATAtctggtgtggaagaacttgactggcctgcacagagccctggcctcaaccccatcaaacacctttgggatgaattggaacgccgactgcgatccaggcctaatcgcccaacattagtgcccgacctcactaatgctcttgtggctgaatggaagcaagtccctgcagcaatgttccaacatctagtggtaagccttcccataagagtggcggctgttttagcagcaaagggggcaccaactccatatttaggcccatgattttggaatgagatgttcgtcgagcatacttttggccatgtagtgtacacaTATTAGATAAGATACATTCCTGTCTATCCCTGATCTGCATTAGTGTCTAattataccccccccccctctctctctctctctctctctctaggcatATCTGCACCAGTAGTCTACTTTGTAGACTACACCTCCCACTGCATATTCCTTGAAGACATCGTTGGCTCCATCACAGTGCGAGACCACATTGCCTCCACCCAGAAAGGCCCAGAGGAACGCCTGGACCAGCTCGCAAAGAAGATGGGTCAGATTCTGGCCAAAATGCATGATGAGGACGTTGTCCATGGAGACTTGACCACGTCCAACATGCTGTTGAAGGCGGGCGCTGAGAGTGGAGAGATGGAGCTGGTCCTCATTGACTTTGGCCTGAGCTACATATCGTCGCTGCCCGAGGACAAGGGAGTGGACATGTACGTGCTGGAGAAAGCTTTCCTCAGCACCCACCCCAACACTGAGGCTCTGTTCGAGAAGCTGCTGAAGGCCTATGCAGCCTCGTCCAAGAAGTCCCATGCTGTCATCAAAAAGCTTGACGAAGTTCGgttgagagggagaaagaggtcgATGGTTGgttgagagggagaaagaggtcgATGGTTGGTTGAGAGCGAGAAAGGTAGATGGTCGGTTAAAGGCAACCTACGAGATCAGTTGTGCAAATGCATTTACAAGGACATGCCCTGCTTGGCACTGATTTGTTAAAAGTTCTATTTGATATTTGTATGGAAGCATATCGGTATAGAGACTGTCAGTGCCACAATGTTACGTTACTACAAATAGTTATTTTGAAATAAAATACTGTTCGCTttattggttttgtgtttgtttgtgtttttttctTTCACTGTTTATTTCAGTGTGTTGAGAATCTAGAATGCGGTTCGTCAATCAGCCCCACACGGTGTCAGGCAATGATTTTCAGTTCTATTTCTATTGGACCATTCTGACGCACACAACCACAATATTCACTGTTAAGTAACCAAGTCCATATTTGGTAACTTATGAGCTTTCCTGTGACTCAATTGGAGCATGGGAACGCACATGACTGAGATCCGTGTCGAAGTTTTTACTTTCAGAATTGCTCTCCAGTCCCAATGCACCTGCCACAGTAAAAAATCCAAGGTGACTACCAATGAATAGCAGCTGGGATATTAAACATGTCATTACGATTATACTCATTATTTTGCATTGTAAAGGTAAGAGGAAAAACTGTCCAGTGTTTTGATTGTCTTTGTAGTGTAACTACAGGTTTCTTAGGAGTAGTGGGACAAAGGTCAAAGTCAGTCCTAGAAGCGAACAACAGTATTTGCCTTGGCTACAGAACAAGTTATTCTAAATTTTTTCACATGTAATCTTTATCGTTGCATTACTACATTTATGGGAAGATATCCTACAGTAGCTCTTAATGCTATGCATGTTTTTTATGAAACAGCAGAGAATAGTTGTCCGTTTTGATTATGGGGCATCGTGGTTAGAGAGGCGGGCTGTTAACCGGAGGATTGCCGGTCGAACCCTTGAGCTGCctgtggggaaatatgcaaggaGTGATCTGGCAGCCGTAGGATTGCCAGCTTTAATATCCCTGTATACTACCTaccgcccttgagcaaggcactttacccctAAGTGCTCCCAGGGGTGCTGCTTCCAGTGTGTCAGGTTGGGTCCCGTGACAGCAAAAAAGAAATATCTGTGCAAATTGACCAATAAAGGATTGTATCCTATGTATTGATTGTGAATCAGGGTGATATCATTAAATACATGCAAGCTACATGCTGCAGTCGTGCAATATTAAAATACAGCAGCAAGGCACTCAATCCCAAACTCTCATGACTGAGATAAAAAGATATCACCTAAACTGGTTTGTGTTTTGGACTTTTTAGGTGCAAATGCCGAGTCTACAAAGAAGATCGCCATTTTAGCTGGCACGGACGTTACCTTAAACTGCTTTTTCAACAATCCTGAACATGTACCGCTGAAGAAAATCACGGTCGAGTGGGGGATCATGGTGGATAAAGAGACCATAAAGCACCTAGTATATACGTTCCAGAACGAGAGCGGCAAGGTGCATCGTGAAGGGTCCCAAGTCGACCAAACAGGGTTGCTTCAGGGCAATGCCTCCCTTCATTTGTTCAACGTGACTGTGGCTGATGAGGGACTCTACCGCTGCAGAGTGATCATCACTCCCAACATATACAAAGTCTCCTCTCAGCTGGAAGTATCAGGTGCTGTCTGATATGCTATATGTGCCCCTTCTTTTGTACGTTTTATCACCAGAACATTTTAGCCCAGCGGGAAATGAAGCAATGATATGCAGTGGAGGCTGTTGAaaagaggacggctcatagtaatgactggaatggagtgtgtttgatactgttccagtcattacaatgagccgGTCCTCCAATTTTAAAGTGACACCATCCTCCACTGATGCTACGATAGTATTGATATTGCTGTGAAAGTTTAGAAAAGGCCTCCAGTAGTATCCTAATGGGTGTATCTTATTGTTTAAATAATGACATGGCTTTACCTTACACCCACTCAGGCTTAGTTCACAACTTCACACACAGGCTTAGTTCACAACTTCACACACAGGCTTAGTTCACAACTTCACACACAGGCTTAGTTCACAACTTCACACACAGGCTTAGTTCACAACTTCACACACAGGCTTAGTTCACAACTTCACACACAGGCTTAGTTCACAACTTCACACACAGGCTTAGTTCACAACTTCACACACAGGCTTAGTTCACAACTTCACACACAGGCTTAGTTCACAACTTCACACTCAGGCTTAGTTCACAACTTCACACACAGGCTTAGTTCACAACTTCACACACAGGCTTAGTTCACAACTTCACACACAGGCTTAGTTCACAACTTCACACTCAGGCTTAGTTCACAACTTCACACTCAGGCTTTGTTCACAATGTCACACTCAGGCCTAGTTCACAACTTCACACACATGCCTAGTTCACAACTTCACACTCAGGCCTAGTTCACAACTTCACACTCAGGCTTAGTTCACTTCACACTCAGGCTTAGTTCACAACAAGCCTGAGTTCACAACTTCACACTCAGGCTTAGTTCACAACTTGACACTCAGGCTGTGTGTACAATGTATTTGATTGTGTGTGAACtaggatacagtgagggaaatgaATTCACTCTCTTTCCTCCATCTTTTCCCTACAGCCAGACCCTCAGTGTCCCTCCCAGAGACAGCCATGGTGATGGAGGGGGAGGAAAGGACATTGATGTGTGACATCATGGGATTCTACCCAGAGAATCTGGCCGTGACCTGGCTGATCCAAAATGGCTCCCGGGTGGCCCGTGGGAGCATGGCTCGCGGGACCGTCTCGCGTGACGTGTGCACCGGAATGACTGTGCCCAATCCAGACGGCACCTACAGTGTCAGCAGTCACATCACTGTCCAGGCTACAACCGTAGGGAGCGGAGGAGCCATGTACATCTGTCACATCGAACATAGGTCCTACCCTGATGGGAAATACAGCAAAAGCATTTTGTTGACCGTGCAAGGTGGGAAGCCAATACACCGCTCTCCTATTCACTTCATATTGGGATTCATAACAAATTATACTGTATTGTCCCCATGGGAAAATGTTGCTTGCAGCTCTGTGCAGAAATTAAAAGATGTCATTAAGCATACAAAGGACATAAAGACAAATACAGATCATAAATACAATGAGAATAGAACAAATGCAATTGGGTGATTTTAAAAATGATTCAACTGAACACTACTATACACAGTGTATTTCAATGGACTGAAAGTCAATTTCAGTGTATTTATAGTGTATTTCATCAGCTAATCAACATGTACTTATAACTCCTCTCTCATCAGATCCAGGGTTTAATGCTGTAACACTGATGGTAGTTACTAGTCTTGTTAGTGTTCTTCTGGTCTTCTCCGTCATCGGTGGTGCAATGGTCTTCTACAGGTATTTTTTCACAGGTACGTTGACATCCAAGAAGTgattagtacagtgagggaaaaaagtatttgatcccctgctgattttgtacgtttgcccactgacaaagaaatgatcagtctataattttaatggtaggtttatttgaacagtgagagacagaataacaacaacaaaatccagaaaaacgcatgtcaaaaatgttataaattgatttgcattttaatgagggaaataagtatttgaccccctctcaatcagaaagatttctggctcccaggtgtcttttatacaggtaacgagctgagattaggagcacactcttaaaacacacggccaaggcaacaaaggagtggctcaagaagaagcacattaaggtcctggagtggcctagccagtctccagaccttaatcccatagaaaatctgtggagggagctgaaggttcgagttgccaaacatcagcctcgaaaccttaatgacttggagaagatctgcagagaggagtggaacaaaatccctcctgagatgtttgcaaacctggtggccaactacaagaaacgtctgaccactgtgattgccaacaagggttttgccaccaagtactaagtcatgttttgcagaggggtcaaaatcttatttccctcatgaaaatgcaaatcaatttataaaatttttgacatgcgtttttctggattttgttgttgttattctgtctctcactgttcaaataaacctaccattaaaattatagactgatcatgtctttgtcagtgggcaaacgtacaaaatcagcaggggattaaatacttttttccctcactgtagattcaGGTGTGTTCTGTTGTGCTGGGGTAGAACCAAAGCCTGCACACCTTGTAGCATGGTGACTACGATGTAGCATGGTGACTACTGATGTAGCATGGTGAATACTGAAGTAGCATGGTGACTACTGACAGCATGGTGAATACTGATGTAGCATGGTGACTACTGATGTAGCATGGTGAATACTGAAGTAGCATGGTGACTACTGACAGCATGGTGAAAACTGATGTAGCATGGTGACTACTGACAGCATGGTGAAAACTGATGTAGCATGGTGACTACTGACAGCATGGTGAAAACTGAAGTAGCATGGTGACTACTGACAGCATGGTGAAAACTGATGTAGCATGGTGACTACTGACAGCATGGTGAAAACTGAAGTAGCATGGTGACTACTGACAGCATGGTGAAAACTGAAGTAGCATGGTGACTACTGATGTAGCATGGTGACTACTGACAGCATGGTGACTACTGATGTAGCATGGTGACTACTGACAGCATGGTGAAAACTGAAGTAGCATGGTGACTACTGATGTAGCATGGTGACTACTGACAGCATGGTGACTACTGATGTAGCATGGTGACTACTGACAGCATGGTGACTACTGAAGTAGCATGGTGACTACTGAAGTAGCATGGTGACTACTGATGTAGCATGGTGACTACTGATGTAGCATGGTGACTACTGACAGCATGGTGAAAACTGAAGTAGCATGCTGACTACCGATGTACATGATCATTGTCATAATGTTTGTGTATTTTTCCTCAGATCCACCCAGCATCTCTGACATCATCAAACCCACCATAATTTACGCCATGAAGCCGACCAACTTAAAATGCACCATTAAAAGAGTACGAGTGAGAGAGCTCAAAGTGAAATGGTACAAGATAACAGCCAATACGGACTGTACCGCAGCATCCAACAGTCAATCAATGGCGCTGTTGAGCCATAAGGACATGAGTGACCAGGCTAACATCCACTCTGAGAGCGTGCATCACGTGTCCaccctgtccatctgtctgtcagtcagtgagGACCAGGCTAAGTACCTGTGTGTTGTGCTCTACAGAGGCAGGAAGATCACCAGAGAGACCACTGTGAGTGTAAAAGGTAATGGAATATCTATAATAATGTAATAAGGTAATGTAACCAGTACAGTCATGCGGAACTATTCTGTATTCAAAGTCAGGTAGTAGTCCGAGCTTGAAGTGGGTCTTGAGAGCAATATAAATGAGTGGACGTAttaatatttttcctcatcaatcgagTAGAATTGAATACACTGTCAGTCATAAAACACAACCAAAAATGACAGCAAAGTCCATCCAACTGAATCTGTACCAATATCTAGAAATGTGCCACTTTTGACTTAACACACTGTTCTCTTTACATTTTCCCCAGTGACTCCATCATTCTTTCACATCTCCAGCATGCCTCAGATCCCAGAGGTGGAGAGGTTGCTGGTGCTATGCTGTCGGGTCGAGAAGTTCTACCCAGACGACCTCCATCTCGAGTGGTTGAGAAACGACGGGGAGCAGGTGAGGACAGCCACTAACTATGGACCGTTCTCTGACCACGAGCGCATGTACAGCATGTGGAGTAAGATTGAACTGACCGTGGCTCAGGAAGACGAGAGGGCGGTCTACACATGCCGCTTGTATCACTCCAGTTTCCCCGGGCCGGGATACAAAGACGTTCTCTATCATATCAACACACAAGGTAACTAATCAAAGACGTGTTCATTTTAGCACAGGGGTCACAAACTCGTTTTGTCTTGGGGCCACCAGTTTGAGACCTCTGTTTTATTTACGTGTTTACACAAATGTATTCTGTCAATCAAAGCTAGGCTATATGGTGGTAATTGTCATAATGTGTAGATTAAATGCAAATTTACATCCTGGAAATTGAATTATATTTGTTGGTTTTCATAATTTTGCTCAAAATGCATCGACAAAATATAACTGATGGAGCTGATATTCAAGATAGTCTTCCCCTGATAAGTTGGTAGTGTCTTCTGATAACTTTTTTGCACAAACGTAATGTGCTTGCGTCATCATTTTATATTCATTAGGGCTTATCATAGCAAAACGTTTTTGCAACTGAAAATTTTAATGATCATTTCTTATTGGGCAAGTCCAGGtactccctccctgtttcaggcAATGTTCTTCAATTTGATGCCCAATGAATAGGACCCATGTGTCTTCTTCACTAGGTACTCCTCCAAGCGTGATGTTCATCAAGTGTGAGCCACTACTCCCTCTCCCAGATGAGGAGTGCACGCTCAACCTCTGCATCAAAGACTTCTGTCCCGAACAAGTGTCTGTCACGTGGTTTAAGGATGGACAGGGGGTCCCCACCCGCCAGGTCTTCAACTCCCCACCCAGCCTCAACATCAACGGCCTCTACTCTATGTGGAGCTTCCTCAAACTGAGCCCCACCACAGAGGACTACGGCTCAGAGTTCAGGTGCCGGGTGGTCCACAGTGCACAGAAGGAACTGGAGGAGAGGGTGTTCACACTGTCAGATCTCATAGTCACCTAGTCAAGGGATGTATCAGACCtttgttcaaatactatttgaaatatttcaaatactttgtttgcacttttgggacttttctattggttccattacaACAGGAAAGCTCAATAAAGGTCGGCtcaagtatttgaacccaggtctgggatGTATATAAGGATATTACCGCTAAAGTATATAGAATACCTAAGGTTATTTTTGTACATTAATTTAGTTTGATGCATTTATACTAATTTCGTTGACTTTATTTATCTTCTGATAGAATGGAAATATTTAATTGAAAAAGCTTGCCCTGAACTGTCTTAGCATACTAGATATGATAATGTCACGGGGGGCCTAAACTAGGAAAAGTGTCAGTACTACACCTTTTATATTGAGGTAAGATAATCTTATAACTAACAAACACAGGTTCGTAGACCTTTATACTTACATCCCGTATATGGTACGAAAATGGCAGATTGGTCACTATAAGCACTTCAATTGGAACACAgaggctgtacagtaacatactATACATCAAGTCAGAGCTCTGGGTCTTCGGTTTTcatggatttatttatttattagggaCAGACACAATTAAAATATTTACACATTGAATCATCAACAGGATTCATGAATGATCAATCAGTACCTAGATAGGTTTTTAAATGGTTTAAAAAAGACAAGAAAACAACTAATCAAAACAAACAACCAAACAGGTTCGCAAGTGGTTATATCCTTGATTTACTTTAAACCAGTTTTTCCACTTTCTGTGTAAACATTAATACCCACAGACATGACTGCTCAAGCCTAGGGTTGCAAAACTACCGGTAATTTcccaaagttaccggaatttgCAGTACATTTGGTAATTAAAgaggtaatttatacttgaatgactttaaaaatatatattcatataAAATATACAATTTGTCTTAATCTTTACAtctgtgtacagtgccttgcaaaagtattcattccccttggcgtttttactattttgttgcgttacaacctgtaatttaaatggatttttatttggatttcatgtaatggacatacacaaaatagtccaaattggtgaagtgaaatgaaaaaaataacggaaaagtgctgcgtgcatatgtattcaccccctttgctatgaagcccctaaataagatctggtgcaaccaattaccttcagaagtcacataattagttaaataaagtccacctgtgtgctatctaagtgtcacatgatctgtcacatgatctcagtatatatatacctgttgtgaaaggccccagagtctgcaacaccactaagcaaagggcaccaccaagcaagcgccaccatgaagaccaaggagctctccaaacaggtcaggaacaaagttgtggaaaagtacagatcagggttgggttataaaaaactatccaaaactttgaacatcccacggagcaccattaaatccattattaaaaaatggataGAATATGGCAcctcaacaaacctgccaagagagggccgcccaccaaaagtcaaggaccaggcaaggagggcattaatcagagaggcaacaaagagaccaaagataaccctgaaggagctgcaaagctccacagcggagattggagtatctgtccataggacaactttaagccatacactccacagagctgagctttacggaagagCGGCCAGaacaaagccattgcttaaagacaaaaataagcaaacacgtttggtgttcgccaaaagccatgtgggagactccccaaacatatggaagaaggtactctggtcagatgagactaaaattgagctttttggccatcaaggaaaacgctatgtctggcgcaaacccaacacctctcctcaccctgagaacaccatccccacagtgaagcatggtggtggcagaatcatgctgtggggatgtttttcatcggcagggactgggaaactgcttagaattgaaggaatgatggatggggcaaaacacagggaaattcttgagggaaacctgtttcagccttccagagatttgagactgggacggaggttcaccttccagcaggacaatgaccttaagcatactgctaaagcaacacttgagtggtttaaggggaaacatttaaatgtcttgaaatggcctagtcaaagcccagacctcaatccaattgagaatctgtggtatgacttaaagattgctgtacaccagcggaacccatccaacttgaaggcgctggagcagttttgccttgaagaatgggcaaaaatcccagtggctagatgtgccaagcttatagagccataccccaagagacttgatgctgtaattgctgcaaaaggtggctctacaaagtattgactttgagagggtgaatagttatgcacgctcaagttgtacgttttttttggtcttatttcttgtttgtttcacagtaaaacatattttgcatcttcaaagtcaaatcaaatcaaatgctatttgtcacatacacgtgtttagcagatgttatagcggatgtagcgaaatgcttgtgcttctagctccgacagtgcagtaatatctaacaatttcacaacatatacagtgagggaaaaaagtatttgatcccctgctgattttgtacgtttgcccactgacaaagagatgatcagtctataattttaatggtaggtttatttgaacagtgagagacagaataacaacaaaaatgcatgtcaaaaatgttataaattaaattgcattttaatgagggaaataagtatttgaccccctctcaatcagaaagatttctggctcccaggtgtcttttatacaggtaacgagctgagattaggagcacactcttaaagggagtgctcctaatctcagtttgttacctgtataaaaaagacatgtccacagaagcaatcaatcattcagattccaaactctccaccatggccaagaccaaagagctctccaaggatgtcagggacaagattgtagacctacacaaggctggaatgggctacaagaccatcgccaagcagcttggtgagaaggtgacaacagttggtgcgattattcgcaaatggaagaaacacaaaagatctgtcaatctccctcggcctggggctcaatggaagatctcacctcgtggagtggcaatgatcatgagaacggtgaggaatcatcccagaactacacgggaggattctgtcaatgatctcaaggcagctgggaccatagtcaccaagaaaacaattggtaacacactacgccgtgaaggactgaaatcctgcagcgcccgcaaggtccccctgctcaagaaagcacatatacaggcccgcatgaagtttgccaatgaagatctgaatgattcagaggagaactgggtgaaagtgttgtggtcagatgagaccaaaatcgagctctttggcatcaactcaactcgccgtgtttggaggaggaatgctgcctatgaccccaagaacaccatccccaccgtcaaacatggaggtggaaacattatgctttgggggtgtttttctgctaaggggacaagacaacttcaccgcatcaaagggac from Coregonus clupeaformis isolate EN_2021a chromosome 12, ASM2061545v1, whole genome shotgun sequence includes:
- the LOC121578002 gene encoding EKC/KEOPS complex subunit TP53RK isoform X1, with the translated sequence MQLCQLPGRGAIQRFVNMAVAGTSVALPQFLKNIELIKQGAEARVYQGSFLGKPTIVKERFPKLYRHPLLDEKLTHRRTVQEVRSILRCRKAGISAPVVYFVDYTSHCIFLEDIVGSITVRDHIASTQKGPEERLDQLAKKMGQILAKMHDEDVVHGDLTTSNMLLKAGAESGEMELVLIDFGLSYISSLPEDKGVDMYVLEKAFLSTHPNTEALFEKLLKAYAASSKKSHAVIKKLDEVRLRGRKRSMVG
- the LOC121578002 gene encoding EKC/KEOPS complex subunit TP53RK isoform X2 yields the protein MDRTCYSISAPVVYFVDYTSHCIFLEDIVGSITVRDHIASTQKGPEERLDQLAKKMGQILAKMHDEDVVHGDLTTSNMLLKAGAESGEMELVLIDFGLSYISSLPEDKGVDMYVLEKAFLSTHPNTEALFEKLLKAYAASSKKSHAVIKKLDEVRLRGRKRSMVG